The following coding sequences lie in one Rutidosis leptorrhynchoides isolate AG116_Rl617_1_P2 chromosome 4, CSIRO_AGI_Rlap_v1, whole genome shotgun sequence genomic window:
- the LOC139839627 gene encoding protein SEH1: MEKSVATLDKGTICSSWNYCAQRLATGSVDGTIAIFDTSDPASSFFTSTFRFKVNDGSVVKVVWVPPEYGDAIACICSNGSLSIWEEVTQDSEPVQWKQCKVFGGPMDQVLDSQFGNSLFGLKMTIAYSSGLVKVYEILDSLELKNWQLQAEFQNVTDSVTKYGKASCSSASISWSPQRNEARPSSFVLGFNSDTSQLNSPKVWEFDKDHQRWLPVAELADPGDKGDQVYAVAWAPNIGRPYELIAAATSKGISIWKMASNPDSDGRLFVDKVVTFPCHNNQIWQMEWDMSGMTLATTGTDGRVRLWQSNLNGVWHEQAVIETTT; this comes from the exons ATGGAGAAATCAGTTGCGACGTTAGATAAAGGAACGATTTGTTCTTCATGGAACTACTGCGCTCAAAGATTAGCTACTGGTTCAGTTGATGGAACAATAGCCATCTTCGATACCAGTGATCCAGCTTCTTCATTCTTCACATCCACTTTCAGATTCAAG GTTAATGATGGAAGTGTTGTAAAAGTTGTTTGGGTGCCACCTGAGTATGGTGATGCAATTGCATGTATATGCTCTAATGGAAGTTTGTCTATTTGGGAAGAGGTGACACAAG ACAGTGAGCCTGTTCAGTGGAAGCAATGCAAAGTTTTTGGGGGACCGATGGATCAAGTTCTAGATAGTCAATTTGGGAACTCTCTCTTTGGTTTAAAGATG ACAATCGCTTATTCAAGTGGCCTTGTAAAAGTCTACGAGATCTTAGATTCACTGGAATTGAAGAACTGGCAACTTCAG GCTGAATTTCAGAATGTTACAGATTCAGTAACGAAGTATGGAAAGGCATCGTGTTCATCTGCATCTATTTCTTGGAGCCCACAAAGAAACGAGGCCCGTCCCTCAAGTTTCGTCTTGGGTTTCAACTCTGATACTTCACAGTTGAATTCGCCAAAG GTGTGGGAATTCGATAAAGATCATCAAAGATGGCTTCCTGTTGCTGAACTAGCAGATCCAGGTGATAAGGGTGATCAAGTATATGCTGTGGCATGGGCTCCAAACATTGGAAG GCCATACGAGTTGATAGCTGCTGCGACATCCAAAGGAATTTCAATATGGAAAATGGCGTCAAACCCTGACTCTGATGGAAGGCTCTTCGTCGATAAAGTTGTGACATTCCCTTGTCACAACAATCAG ATCTGGCAGATGGAGTGGGATATGAGTGGAATGACATTAGCTACTACCGGGACTGACGGCAGGGTCAGATTGTGGCAGTCCAACCTTAACGGAGTTTGGCATGAACAAGCGGTCATCGAAACGACCACCTGA
- the LOC139839626 gene encoding probable WRKY transcription factor 53, with the protein MDTSACIINELTRGMELAKQLESILGSASSPETKHALLQEIISSYDRALLMVNWVDSDTQTPPLARPILSQPESSLSIVESPQSGEFNQAFEVQQDQKVSKKRKAMPTWKNQIRMSTENGLEGNTDDGYSWRKYGQKDILGAKFPRSYYRCTYRYVHNCMARKQVQRTDEDPTVFEITYRGQHTCNPTIAAAVAPPESPEKHEMKQSNNYHNHLIPPPPKSGDALSNLRENLRVSTSDIDVTVPCSFSFPSASFGSVENYQEFHYSNETDNSFLQGYTPSGSNYFIEWGNDFQHHDDSNLSGMISSTASATNSPLAFTADHRDLDQNYPFNNSGFFI; encoded by the exons ATGGACACTAGTGCTTGTATCATCAATGAGTTAACACGAGGTATGGAACTAGCCAAGCAGCTAGAGTCCATTTTGGGCTCAGCATCTTCACCCGAAACAAAACATGCTTTGCTACAAGAGATCATATCATCATATGACAGAGCATTGTTGATGGTCAACTGGGTTGACTCAGATACTCAAACACCACCACTAGCCCGGCCAATCCTCAGCCAGCCCGAATCATCGCTTTCCATTGTCGAAAGCCCACAAAGTGGGGAGTTCAATCAAGCATTTGAAGTTCAACAGGACCAGAAAGTATCCAAGAAAAG GAAGGCAATGCCTACATGGAAAAACCAAATAAGAATGTCGACCGAAAATGGTTTGGAGGGAAACACCGATGACGGTTATAGTTGGAGGAAGTACGGTCAGAAAGACATTTTGGGCGCTAAATTCCCAAG AAGCTATTACAGATGCACATACCGTTACGTCCACAACTGCATGGCAAGAAAACAAGTACAGAGAACTGATGAGGACCCCACAGTATTTGAAATCACATACAGAGGTCAACACACCTGCAATCCCACCATTGCAGCTGCGGTTGCACCGCCCGAGTCACCTGAAAAACATGAAATGAAACAAAGCAATAATTATCACAACCACCTAATACCGCCACCTCCAAAATCTGGAGACGCGCTTTCAAACCTCAGAGAAAATCTCAGAGTCAGTACCTCAGATATAGATGTAACCGTCCCATGTTCGTTTTCATTCCCGTCAGCGTCGTTTGGATCCGTAGAAAACTACCAAGAATTTCATTATTCCAATGAAACCGATAACAGCTTCTTGCAAGGATATACGCCTTCTGGGTCAAACTACTTCATAGAATGGGGTAACGATTTCCAGCATCATGATGACTCAAACCTGTCTGGAATGATCTCAAGCACTGCTTCAGCTACAAATTCTCCGTTGGCTTTCACCGCAGATCATCGTGATCTAGACCAAAATTACCCGTTCAACAACTCGGGGTTTTTCATCTGA
- the LOC139839628 gene encoding uncharacterized protein, which yields METLITSHSVSSLIFNNTSSKSHLPQSFFHNRNNLLSLQPSVKFQYCFKKSSSQKGFGPYVTGASLAGQSNSTGDEQRWLLEPVGDGDSSHIGFKVTMPSAFEIVSSEVTVGRVPEKADIVIPVATVSGTHAKFQKKGGDLVLTDLNSTNGTFIDEKRLAPGVPYVVPPGRYVTFGDTNLAIFRVSKLKDVIPLAKSSDSEPPVELEAEGAINVTERANQNI from the exons ATGGAAACTCTCATCACATCTCACTCTGTTTCATCTCTCATTTTCAATAACACTTCTTCAAAATCTCATCTTCCCCAGTCATTCTTCCATAACAGAAACAACTTGTTGTCCCTACAACCATCTGTAAAGTTTCAatattgtttcaaaaagtcaagttCTCAAAAAGGGTTTGGACCTTATGTAACAGGGGCTTCATTGGCAGGTCAAAGTAATTCTACTGGTGATGAACAGAGATGGCTTCTTGAGCCTGTGG GTGATGGGGATTCAAGTCACATAGGCTTTAAGGTTACCATGCCATCGGCTTTTGAGATAGTCTCA AGTGAGGTGACTGTTGGACGTGTGCCTGAGAAAGCTGATATAGTAATCCCAGTCGCAACAG TATCTGGTACGCATGCTAAATTTCAAAAGAAAGGTGGTGATCTTGTGCTGACGGATTTAAACAGCACAAACGGGACATTCATTGATGAAAAACGGCTTGCACCTGGTGTTCCCTACGTTGTCCCCCCTGGGAGATACGTAACATTCG GTGACACAAATCTAGCCATTTTTCGGGTTTCAAAGCTTAAAGACGTGATACCGCTTGCAAAATCAAGCGACTCTGAGCCACCTGTTGAGTTAGAGGCAGAAGGGGCTATAAATGTCACAGAGCGCGCGAATCAAAACATTTAA